One window from the genome of Hyphomonas neptunium ATCC 15444 encodes:
- the hflC gene encoding protease modulator HflC: protein MRAFGWLILILSIVGLIIASNVFFIVRQSEQAIVLEVGRPVSIINAPGTDQAGLHMKIPVYQQVEILDKRNLGLDIEGIQVIASDQRRLQVDAFVRWRISDPLRYYQSFRTERVATQQINTVAVAAIRAVLGDVPVPEIISGQRVALMGEIRDNVNTELAKAGVDIIDVRIRQADLPQEVTEGVYNRMRTARLQEAQRIRSEGEERARLIRAQAEREKTVLEAQARETAQKVRGEGDARATEIYAAAYGKDSEFFRFQRALVACEKAIQEGTQMVLSPGAIGVCDQFFDSARAAGGPR from the coding sequence ATGCGTGCTTTTGGTTGGCTCATTCTGATCCTGTCCATCGTTGGACTGATCATCGCTTCAAACGTATTCTTCATCGTCCGCCAGTCGGAACAGGCCATCGTGCTTGAAGTTGGCCGTCCGGTCAGCATCATCAACGCGCCGGGCACGGACCAGGCGGGTCTTCACATGAAGATCCCGGTCTATCAGCAGGTCGAAATTCTCGACAAACGCAACCTTGGCCTCGACATCGAAGGCATTCAGGTGATCGCATCCGACCAGCGCCGCCTGCAGGTCGACGCTTTCGTGCGGTGGCGGATCAGTGACCCACTGCGTTACTATCAGAGCTTCCGCACCGAGCGTGTCGCGACCCAGCAGATCAACACCGTTGCTGTCGCTGCCATCCGCGCCGTGCTGGGGGATGTGCCGGTTCCGGAAATCATCTCCGGCCAGCGCGTCGCTCTGATGGGAGAGATCCGCGATAATGTGAACACCGAACTCGCCAAGGCGGGTGTGGACATCATCGACGTGCGTATCCGCCAGGCAGACCTTCCGCAGGAAGTGACCGAAGGCGTTTACAACCGCATGCGGACGGCGCGTCTTCAGGAAGCTCAGCGTATCCGTTCGGAAGGGGAGGAGCGGGCCCGCCTGATCCGTGCCCAGGCCGAGCGTGAGAAAACGGTTCTTGAAGCTCAGGCCCGTGAAACGGCCCAGAAGGTTCGTGGTGAGGGGGATGCCCGTGCTACCGAGATCTATGCGGCGGCCTACGGCAAGGACTCTGAATTCTTCCGCTTCCAGCGCGCACTCGTAGCGTGTGAAAAGGCGATCCAGGAAGGTACGCAGATGGTTCTCAGCCCCGGCGCCATCGGCGTGTGCGACCAGTTCTTCGACAGCGCACGCGCTGCCGGCGGCCCTCGCTAA
- a CDS encoding DUF2065 domain-containing protein, whose product MSAITLALAGFGVWLLVEGALCAIAPEYMRRIGQLLSNMPARDLAIGGLVVAAVGVGLLMLAVRTA is encoded by the coding sequence ATGAGCGCAATCACGCTCGCTCTGGCCGGTTTCGGCGTCTGGCTCCTGGTGGAGGGCGCGCTCTGCGCCATTGCCCCGGAATACATGCGCCGCATCGGCCAACTCCTGTCCAACATGCCAGCCCGCGATCTTGCGATCGGCGGGCTGGTGGTTGCGGCGGTCGGTGTTGGCCTCCTGATGCTTGCAGTTCGCACAGCCTGA
- a CDS encoding Do family serine endopeptidase produces MNRTAVAVFALMACMAPTALAQAGGSLSRPGAPVDAKTAPQSFSALSKRLMPAVVNISTSQVVASRLPTFPEGSPAERFNEYFGRNDDGFQRQGSLGSGFVISADGYIVTNNHVIEKADTIEVTFSDGRTMDAKIIGRDRDSDIAVLKVTARGALPFVDLADSDRAEVGDWVIAIGNPLGFGGSVSAGIISATGRDLNTGRSDNFIQTDAAINQGNSGGPLFNLNGQVVGVNTAIISQSGGSIGLGFSVPSNTVKRISAQLIKDGRVNRPWLGVNVQDADESLIKAYKAKGSAGTIVTRVTDASPAAKAKLEVGDLILSIDGRAVAGVRDMTRQLSEKPIGKAITLSIVRDGRARDVAVTLGELPDEDEPATAAPSEAVGMSNDLGADLVALDDDVRRRFGAPRDMNGVAVTGVSTRGRAYNKLRKGDVIVEVNFQSVSAVADVIKRLDTAMQTPNQPILIRVKRRGETGGWFDQFVSVDIKK; encoded by the coding sequence ATGAACCGGACCGCCGTTGCGGTATTCGCCCTGATGGCATGTATGGCCCCCACAGCGCTCGCACAGGCGGGTGGAAGCCTGTCGCGTCCCGGAGCGCCGGTAGATGCGAAGACCGCGCCGCAAAGCTTCAGTGCGCTCTCCAAACGTCTCATGCCGGCCGTGGTGAACATCTCCACGTCACAGGTTGTGGCCAGCCGCCTGCCAACCTTTCCGGAAGGCTCGCCCGCAGAACGCTTCAACGAATACTTTGGCCGCAATGATGACGGCTTCCAGCGGCAGGGCTCGCTGGGTTCCGGCTTCGTCATCAGCGCCGACGGCTACATCGTCACCAACAATCACGTCATCGAAAAGGCTGACACGATCGAGGTCACCTTCTCCGATGGCCGCACGATGGACGCCAAGATTATCGGCCGCGACCGGGATTCCGACATTGCCGTCCTGAAAGTCACCGCGCGGGGCGCGCTGCCTTTTGTGGACCTTGCCGACAGCGACCGGGCAGAAGTCGGTGACTGGGTGATCGCGATCGGTAACCCGCTGGGCTTTGGCGGCTCGGTATCTGCCGGGATCATCTCGGCCACGGGCCGCGACCTCAACACTGGGCGGTCTGACAATTTCATCCAGACCGATGCGGCCATCAACCAGGGTAACTCCGGTGGTCCGCTGTTCAATCTGAATGGCCAGGTCGTTGGCGTGAACACGGCGATCATTTCCCAGTCGGGCGGGTCCATTGGCCTGGGCTTTTCGGTGCCTTCCAACACGGTGAAGCGCATCTCGGCGCAGCTCATCAAGGATGGCCGGGTGAACCGGCCCTGGCTGGGCGTAAATGTGCAGGATGCGGACGAGTCCCTGATCAAGGCCTATAAGGCCAAAGGTTCGGCGGGCACCATCGTGACCCGCGTGACGGATGCGAGCCCGGCAGCGAAAGCCAAGCTCGAAGTCGGCGATCTGATCCTCTCCATCGATGGGCGCGCCGTGGCGGGGGTGCGTGACATGACGCGCCAGCTTTCCGAAAAGCCCATCGGTAAGGCGATCACGCTGAGCATCGTCAGGGATGGCCGCGCGCGGGATGTCGCCGTCACGCTGGGCGAACTGCCCGATGAGGACGAACCCGCGACAGCGGCGCCATCCGAAGCCGTCGGCATGTCGAACGATCTGGGCGCAGACCTCGTGGCACTCGACGATGACGTTCGCCGCCGCTTCGGCGCGCCGCGGGATATGAACGGCGTGGCGGTTACGGGTGTCAGCACGCGCGGGCGGGCCTACAACAAGCTGCGCAAGGGCGATGTGATCGTGGAGGTGAACTTCCAGTCCGTCAGCGCCGTGGCCGATGTCATCAAGCGTCTTGATACCGCGATGCAGACGCCAAATCAGCCCATCCTGATCCGCGTCAAACGGCGGGGAGAGACGGGAGGCTGGTTCGACCAGTTCGTATCGGTCGACATCAAGAAGTAG
- a CDS encoding calcium/sodium antiporter, whose translation MPDPILLISLFGGLLLMALAGDLLVRGALGLGRAMGVSPLVAGIFIVGFGTSAPEMFISANAALNGNPGLAIGNIVGSNIANLLMVAAIPALFFPYRTGGAGQGRALFMLLLATAIWIGMTAIMPLDPIMGICFLLVLVGYAGFSIFAARHDEIAGKGAHQADAVMLNPPVWRAIFYVPLGIAGLLYASRMIITGGEGVARELGVPDEWIGLTILALGTSLPEIGAGLAAAFRQRGDVVAGNILGSNVFNILGAGGIVALFGPFEVAPLFLQYDHWVMGITAVLFAGLVMLRVRMGRLLGVLLLLIYAAYIYGLVTGTNLMALAQMAGL comes from the coding sequence GTGCCCGATCCCATCCTGCTCATTTCCCTTTTTGGCGGTCTGCTTCTCATGGCGCTCGCCGGAGACCTGCTTGTGCGGGGCGCGCTTGGCTTAGGCCGGGCGATGGGTGTTTCGCCGCTCGTAGCGGGCATTTTCATCGTTGGATTCGGCACATCAGCGCCGGAGATGTTCATCTCCGCGAATGCCGCGCTCAATGGCAATCCCGGTCTCGCCATCGGCAACATTGTCGGCTCCAATATTGCCAATCTTCTGATGGTTGCAGCCATTCCTGCGCTGTTCTTTCCCTATCGCACCGGCGGTGCCGGGCAGGGGCGGGCGTTGTTCATGCTGCTGCTTGCGACGGCCATCTGGATCGGGATGACGGCCATCATGCCGCTCGACCCCATCATGGGCATCTGTTTCCTGCTGGTGCTGGTGGGGTATGCGGGCTTTTCCATCTTTGCGGCGCGTCATGACGAGATTGCCGGAAAGGGCGCCCATCAGGCCGATGCGGTGATGCTCAACCCTCCCGTCTGGCGGGCGATTTTCTATGTGCCGCTGGGCATTGCGGGCCTTCTCTATGCCTCACGCATGATCATCACGGGCGGTGAGGGTGTTGCGCGGGAACTGGGCGTTCCGGATGAGTGGATTGGCCTGACGATCCTGGCGCTGGGCACGTCGCTGCCGGAGATTGGCGCGGGGCTGGCGGCGGCGTTCCGCCAGCGGGGCGATGTGGTGGCGGGCAATATCCTTGGCTCCAACGTGTTCAATATTCTGGGCGCGGGCGGCATTGTGGCGCTGTTCGGACCGTTCGAGGTGGCGCCGCTGTTCCTGCAATACGACCATTGGGTCATGGGGATAACGGCGGTGCTGTTTGCGGGGCTGGTGATGCTGCGTGTGCGGATGGGCCGGCTTCTGGGCGTGTTACTGCTGCTGATTTATGCGGCGTATATCTATGGGCTGGTGACGGGTACAAACCTGATGGCACTGGCGCAGATGGCGGGCCTATGA
- a CDS encoding SDR family oxidoreductase, whose protein sequence is MTPKGALVTGAGGRLGRAMAQALGADGWAVAVHYRDSADGAEETAAQIRAAGGQADIIGCDLSDEGQRGTLLGQTRTLLDTPVTLLVNSASTFTGDSTLGHTREDWDHHFEPNLRAPVHLAQQLAADLPEGERGLVVNLIDQKVLKLNPLFFTYTLSKAALWQATRMLAQGLAPNVRVNAIAPGPTLPSVHQSPEQFAAEQAATLTGEGSSPDEIVNALRYLISASSVTGQMIASDGGQHLMWQTPDTQF, encoded by the coding sequence ATGACCCCCAAAGGCGCGCTGGTGACGGGGGCAGGCGGACGCCTTGGCCGGGCCATGGCGCAGGCGCTGGGCGCCGATGGCTGGGCGGTGGCGGTGCATTACCGCGACTCTGCCGACGGCGCGGAGGAAACGGCGGCCCAAATCCGGGCCGCAGGCGGACAGGCCGACATCATCGGCTGTGACCTGTCAGACGAGGGACAACGGGGGACACTTCTGGGACAAACCAGGACACTTCTGGACACGCCCGTGACACTGCTGGTCAATTCCGCCTCCACCTTTACCGGCGACAGCACCCTTGGTCACACACGGGAGGATTGGGACCATCACTTCGAGCCCAACCTTCGCGCGCCGGTGCACCTGGCCCAGCAGCTGGCGGCAGACCTGCCGGAGGGAGAGCGCGGGCTTGTGGTCAATCTGATTGACCAGAAGGTGCTGAAGCTCAATCCGCTGTTCTTCACTTATACGCTCTCCAAGGCGGCGCTGTGGCAGGCGACGCGGATGCTGGCGCAGGGGCTGGCGCCGAATGTGCGCGTCAACGCCATCGCGCCGGGACCGACGCTGCCGAGCGTGCATCAGAGCCCGGAGCAGTTCGCGGCCGAGCAGGCGGCGACGCTGACCGGGGAGGGCAGCTCTCCCGACGAGATCGTCAACGCGCTGCGCTATCTGATTTCTGCCTCCAGCGTGACCGGCCAGATGATTGCGTCTGATGGCGGGCAGCATCTGATGTGGCAGACGCCGGACACCCAATTTTGA
- a CDS encoding threonine aldolase family protein, whose product MNFSSDTAAPAHPSVLEAMGRANDGAEASYGADRITARLRARLAEVFETDDFDFWLTASGTASNALALSCFCPPTHSILCHHEAHIQMDERGAVEFFTGGGRLALLPGTGAKIDYDVFADYLGNVDPSFVHGTPPAVLSLTNLTECGMAYSPDEVARFARRAKGGKLAVHMDGARFANALVHTGASPAQMSWQAGVDVLTLGLTKTGAAGCEIILLFGAAKAKGGELRARAKRSGHMPPKMRFLAAQAEAMLEGGLWLTLAAHANAMAARLAGVFTGAGYELAWDVQGNEVFALLDPRAVQDLQEDNARFYADWPGGSSRFVCSWATTEAEIADLKDTLVRPPRI is encoded by the coding sequence ATGAACTTCTCTTCCGACACGGCGGCGCCGGCGCATCCTTCCGTGCTGGAGGCCATGGGGCGGGCCAATGACGGGGCGGAGGCGAGCTATGGCGCCGACAGGATTACCGCGCGGCTGCGCGCGCGCCTCGCCGAGGTGTTCGAAACAGACGACTTTGACTTCTGGCTGACGGCATCGGGCACGGCGTCCAACGCGCTGGCGCTTTCCTGCTTCTGCCCGCCGACCCATTCGATCCTCTGCCACCATGAAGCGCATATCCAGATGGATGAGCGCGGGGCGGTGGAGTTTTTCACCGGCGGGGGGCGGCTGGCGCTGTTGCCGGGCACGGGCGCGAAGATCGATTATGATGTGTTTGCGGACTATCTGGGAAATGTGGACCCGAGCTTTGTGCATGGCACGCCGCCGGCGGTCCTCTCGCTGACGAACCTCACTGAATGCGGCATGGCTTATTCGCCCGATGAAGTGGCGCGGTTTGCGCGCCGCGCGAAGGGCGGAAAACTGGCCGTGCATATGGACGGGGCGCGGTTTGCCAATGCGCTGGTGCACACGGGCGCAAGCCCGGCGCAGATGAGCTGGCAGGCCGGCGTGGATGTGCTGACCCTGGGGTTGACGAAAACCGGCGCGGCGGGGTGCGAGATCATCCTCCTTTTTGGCGCGGCCAAGGCCAAGGGTGGGGAGCTGCGCGCGCGGGCCAAACGGTCCGGCCACATGCCGCCGAAGATGCGCTTCCTGGCGGCGCAGGCCGAGGCGATGCTGGAGGGCGGGTTGTGGCTGACGTTGGCCGCTCATGCCAATGCGATGGCCGCGCGCCTGGCCGGCGTGTTCACCGGGGCGGGCTATGAGCTTGCCTGGGATGTTCAGGGTAATGAGGTGTTTGCGCTGCTGGACCCGCGCGCGGTGCAGGATCTGCAGGAAGACAATGCGCGCTTCTATGCCGACTGGCCGGGCGGATCGAGCCGGTTTGTCTGCTCCTGGGCCACGACCGAGGCAGAGATTGCCGACCTGAAGGACACGCTGGTCCGGCCGCCGCGGATTTAG